One genomic segment of Pseudomonadota bacterium includes these proteins:
- a CDS encoding efflux RND transporter periplasmic adaptor subunit — protein sequence MTARIRTTRNALLLSILSVSALALAGCGKGAGATADKPAPVPLLISSEDVITLANNSLTSGPSITGSVEPERRADLRAEVPAVVLAVLKENGDPVKRGDLLVRLDQTSIRDSLNSAEASARAASQAFDQSQRQYERMAKLRETGVVSMQQLEDVEIARNSAQSEREASRSRLVTARQQLERTEVRAPFDGIVSDRKVSAGDTTQIGKELLKVIDPTSLRFEGFVSADSVGEVEAGQKVWFKIHGFLDKEFAGVITRVNPAANTTTRQVEVLVKFDDARQQPNVAGLYAEGHVETHSVATLSLSSASIVREGDNAFAWRVNDGKLQKVKLALGERDARSGAFALKSGLNEGDQVLRFPNSALKEDQVVQSGNPEKPTVVAEK from the coding sequence GTGACCGCCAGAATCAGAACGACCCGCAACGCTCTGCTGCTCTCCATCCTTTCGGTTTCCGCGCTGGCGCTCGCCGGCTGCGGCAAGGGCGCGGGGGCAACGGCAGACAAACCCGCGCCGGTTCCGCTGCTGATCTCGTCGGAGGACGTGATCACGCTGGCAAACAACTCGTTGACCTCTGGTCCTTCGATCACGGGCTCGGTCGAACCCGAACGTCGCGCGGATCTGCGCGCCGAGGTGCCCGCCGTCGTGCTGGCGGTGCTCAAGGAAAACGGCGACCCGGTGAAACGCGGCGATCTGCTCGTGCGCCTCGACCAGACCTCGATCCGCGACAGCCTCAATTCAGCGGAAGCATCCGCGCGCGCGGCGTCGCAGGCCTTCGATCAATCGCAGCGCCAGTACGAGCGCATGGCGAAGCTGCGCGAGACGGGCGTGGTCTCCATGCAGCAGCTCGAAGACGTCGAAATCGCGCGCAACTCGGCGCAGAGCGAGCGCGAAGCTTCGCGCTCGCGCCTCGTGACGGCGCGCCAGCAGCTCGAGCGCACCGAAGTGCGCGCGCCGTTCGACGGCATCGTGAGCGACAGAAAAGTGTCGGCCGGCGACACCACGCAGATCGGCAAGGAATTGCTCAAGGTCATCGACCCGACCAGTCTGCGCTTCGAGGGTTTCGTGTCCGCCGACAGCGTCGGTGAAGTGGAAGCGGGCCAGAAAGTCTGGTTCAAGATTCACGGCTTCCTCGACAAGGAATTCGCGGGCGTGATCACGCGCGTGAATCCGGCCGCGAACACCACGACGCGCCAGGTCGAAGTGCTGGTCAAATTCGACGACGCGCGGCAGCAGCCCAACGTCGCGGGCCTGTACGCCGAAGGCCACGTCGAAACTCACAGCGTCGCAACGCTGAGTCTTTCCAGCGCATCCATCGTGCGCGAAGGCGACAACGCTTTCGCCTGGCGCGTGAACGACGGCAAGTTGCAGAAAGTGAAGTTGGCGCTCGGCGAGCGCGATGCGCGCAGCGGCGCGTTCGCGCTCAAGTCGGGGCTCAACGAAGGCGACCAGGTCCTGCGGTTCCCGAATTCGGCGCTGAAGGAAGACCAGGTGGTGCAGTCCGGCAATCCGGAAAAGCCGACTGTCGTCGCGGAGAAATAG
- the nagE gene encoding N-acetylglucosamine-specific PTS transporter subunit IIBC, which yields MGRALMLPIAVLPVAALLLRLGQPDLLDVPAIAAAGDAIFSNLGLLFAVGVAVGLARENHGAAGLASVVGYLVATHGAKVLIDVPPEVTAGLTGQMSDLAAGAFRAKELSKLSVPVGLISGLVAGWAYNRFSDIRLPSYLAFFGGRRFVPIVSGCAGIVLALCFGFGWQTLEHGMDAGSQAVLDSGSAGIFTYGVLNRVLIVTGLHHIINNIAWFLLGDYHGVTGDLKRFFAGDPTAGAFMSGFFPVMMFGLPGACLAMYRTALPERRKAVGGLLASMALTSFLTGVTEPIEFSFMFLAPLLYVIHAVLTGIAMALMNALGVHLGFGFSAGLFDYVLNFSLSTRPWMLVPVGLGYFALYYGLFRWCIVRFGLKTPGRETEAAALEPGGEDGAATPAAGWIRALGSAGNLRAVEACTTRLRLIVADASLLDEPALTRLGSRGVLRLADGAVQVVVGPIADQLASEIRAALRNPEISSVAALRSDAAAAIMPRVEPDPATRERIVAALGGRANITSIHVNASRLCVSLRDPDGIDEAALRGWARAVARPSVNSVHLILGPEAGAWAAGIEAR from the coding sequence ATGGGCCGCGCGCTCATGTTGCCCATCGCGGTCCTGCCGGTGGCGGCGCTGCTGTTGCGGCTCGGCCAGCCGGACCTGCTGGATGTGCCGGCCATCGCGGCGGCCGGCGATGCGATCTTTTCGAACCTCGGGTTGTTGTTTGCCGTCGGCGTCGCGGTGGGCCTGGCGCGCGAGAACCACGGCGCCGCGGGCCTCGCGAGTGTGGTCGGTTACCTGGTCGCCACGCATGGCGCGAAGGTGCTCATCGACGTGCCGCCGGAGGTGACCGCGGGTCTCACCGGCCAGATGAGCGACCTCGCCGCCGGCGCCTTTCGCGCCAAGGAGCTGTCGAAACTCAGCGTGCCGGTCGGGCTCATTTCCGGACTGGTCGCCGGCTGGGCCTACAACCGCTTCAGCGACATCCGCCTGCCTAGCTACCTCGCCTTCTTCGGCGGCCGGCGTTTCGTGCCCATCGTCAGCGGCTGCGCCGGCATCGTGCTCGCGCTGTGTTTCGGCTTCGGCTGGCAGACGCTCGAACACGGCATGGATGCGGGCAGCCAGGCGGTGCTCGATTCGGGTTCGGCCGGCATTTTCACCTACGGCGTGCTCAATCGCGTGCTGATCGTCACGGGCCTGCACCACATCATCAACAACATCGCGTGGTTCCTGTTAGGCGACTATCACGGAGTCACCGGCGACCTGAAACGTTTCTTCGCCGGCGATCCGACCGCCGGCGCCTTCATGTCGGGCTTTTTCCCCGTGATGATGTTCGGCCTGCCGGGCGCCTGCCTTGCCATGTACCGGACGGCGTTGCCCGAGCGGCGCAAGGCGGTCGGCGGATTGCTGGCCTCGATGGCGCTGACCTCGTTCCTGACCGGAGTCACCGAGCCGATCGAGTTCTCGTTCATGTTCCTCGCGCCGCTGCTGTACGTCATTCATGCCGTGCTGACCGGTATCGCGATGGCGCTGATGAATGCGCTCGGTGTGCACCTCGGGTTCGGCTTTTCGGCCGGATTGTTCGACTACGTGCTCAATTTCTCCCTATCTACCCGGCCCTGGATGCTGGTTCCGGTCGGGCTTGGCTATTTCGCGCTGTATTACGGCCTGTTCCGCTGGTGCATCGTGCGCTTCGGCTTGAAAACGCCGGGACGTGAAACGGAAGCGGCCGCGCTCGAGCCCGGCGGTGAGGATGGCGCGGCCACGCCCGCGGCGGGCTGGATCAGGGCGCTCGGCAGCGCCGGCAACTTGCGCGCGGTCGAAGCCTGCACGACGCGCCTGCGCCTCATCGTCGCCGATGCCTCGTTGCTGGACGAACCGGCATTGACGCGGCTCGGTTCGCGCGGCGTCCTGCGACTGGCGGACGGTGCGGTGCAGGTGGTGGTTGGGCCGATCGCGGATCAACTGGCCTCAGAAATCCGCGCGGCATTGCGCAACCCGGAAATCTCGAGCGTTGCCGCGCTTAGGTCTGATGCGGCCGCCGCGATCATGCCGCGGGTCGAACCCGACCCGGCGACACGCGAGCGGATCGTCGCTGCGCTGGGTGGGCGGGCGAACATCACATCCATTCACGTGAATGCCTCGCGCCTGTGCGTGTCGTTGCGCGATCCGGATGGAATCGACGAAGCGGCATTACGCGGGTGGGCGCGCGCCGTAGCGCGTCCATCGGTCAACAGCGTGCATTTGATACTCGGTCCAGAGGCAGGCGCGTGGGCGGCCGGAATCGAAGCCCGCTGA
- the ptsP gene encoding phosphoenolpyruvate--protein phosphotransferase, producing MGLKILAPLAGWCAPLAEIPDAAFAQGMLGEGVAIDPTGHELRAPCDGEVISIAAARHAVALRTAAGVEILIHVGIDTVTLAGAGFTVMARNGDRVRVGDLLMTFDLELLSRRAPSLMTPVIVTNGERFRMARANTGRLVAIGDVLFEYEEIAATAGGPEVGAAAAPLISEAVVVSHAHGIHARPAALIARLAKTLPYEIEIRARGRAASARSAVALMSLGVRGGDELVISGFDATAAAGIAQISKLIRNLASEAPHIATAAVASAAPAEPGVLRAVIASQGLALGPAFYLDAAELLVAEAGAGVAHENAAFDRARDAVRTRLTRLAATAAPTVRDIMAAHLELLDDPQLLDSARAALAAGKSAGFAWRAALRASGAALAATGDARLAERVDDLRDLERQVLTHIAGAPAKAAAIPPGAILLARDLTPSQLIDLDTARLGGIALAGGGPTSHVAILAGTLGVPMVVAVGAALLDAVAGAAVILDAETGTVRIAPTKEELDAARELHAQRQARRGQELAAAQADCRLASGERIEVFANLAGTLADVQLAVAQGAEGCGLLRTEFLFLERETAPDEREQRTRYSEIAAALAGRPLVIRTLDIGGDKPIPYLPLPPEDNPALGLRGIRTSLWRPDLLEVQLRALLGAEPAAQLRILLPMITDVAEIRAVRGKLDLLCAELGRTRPPLGAMIETPAAAVLADQISAEVDFLSIGTNDLAQYTLAMDRGHAELAARIDGLHPAVLRLIEATTRGAARHCRPVAVCGGLASDAQAVPVLIGLGVTELSVVPKLIPQSKALIRGLTLERCRELAARALKLSSAADVRALISTGAIP from the coding sequence GTGGGTTTGAAGATCCTCGCTCCGCTCGCCGGCTGGTGCGCGCCGCTGGCGGAAATTCCCGATGCGGCCTTCGCGCAGGGGATGCTGGGCGAGGGCGTAGCCATCGACCCGACCGGCCACGAGTTGCGCGCACCCTGCGATGGCGAGGTGATTTCGATCGCCGCCGCGCGGCACGCGGTGGCGCTGCGCACGGCGGCCGGTGTCGAGATACTGATCCACGTGGGCATCGATACCGTCACGTTGGCCGGCGCCGGATTCACCGTCATGGCGCGCAACGGCGATCGCGTTCGCGTCGGCGATCTGCTGATGACTTTCGATCTCGAGCTGCTCTCGCGGCGGGCGCCGAGCCTCATGACGCCCGTCATCGTCACGAATGGCGAGCGCTTCCGCATGGCACGCGCCAACACCGGGCGGCTCGTCGCCATCGGCGATGTCCTGTTCGAATATGAGGAGATCGCCGCGACAGCGGGCGGGCCGGAAGTTGGCGCCGCGGCCGCGCCGCTGATCAGCGAAGCCGTCGTCGTCTCGCACGCGCATGGCATTCATGCGCGCCCCGCCGCGCTGATCGCGCGGCTCGCGAAGACGCTGCCATACGAGATCGAGATCCGTGCGCGCGGACGTGCAGCCAGCGCCCGCAGCGCGGTCGCGCTGATGAGTCTTGGCGTGCGTGGTGGCGATGAACTGGTCATCAGCGGCTTCGACGCCACGGCGGCGGCCGGCATCGCGCAAATTTCGAAGCTGATTCGAAACCTCGCGAGCGAAGCACCACACATCGCCACGGCAGCCGTGGCATCCGCCGCGCCGGCCGAGCCCGGTGTGCTGCGTGCGGTGATCGCGAGCCAGGGACTGGCGCTGGGACCGGCGTTCTACCTGGATGCCGCGGAGCTGCTGGTCGCGGAAGCGGGCGCCGGCGTCGCCCATGAAAACGCGGCATTCGACCGCGCGCGCGATGCGGTCCGCACGCGCCTGACGCGACTCGCCGCGACGGCAGCGCCGACGGTGCGCGACATCATGGCCGCGCATCTCGAGTTGCTGGACGACCCACAGCTGCTCGACTCCGCGCGCGCCGCGCTGGCCGCCGGCAAGAGCGCGGGCTTCGCGTGGCGCGCCGCCTTGCGCGCGAGCGGGGCTGCGCTTGCGGCCACGGGCGACGCGCGCCTGGCCGAACGCGTCGACGATCTGCGCGACCTCGAACGCCAGGTTCTGACACACATCGCAGGTGCGCCCGCGAAGGCAGCGGCCATTCCGCCCGGCGCCATCCTGCTGGCGCGCGATCTCACACCGTCGCAATTGATCGATCTCGATACGGCCAGACTCGGCGGCATCGCGCTGGCCGGCGGCGGGCCCACGTCGCACGTCGCGATTCTCGCCGGTACGCTGGGCGTGCCCATGGTCGTGGCCGTGGGTGCCGCATTGCTCGATGCCGTGGCGGGAGCCGCGGTGATCCTCGACGCGGAAACCGGCACTGTGCGCATCGCGCCCACCAAAGAGGAGCTCGATGCCGCGCGTGAGTTGCACGCGCAGCGGCAGGCGCGACGCGGCCAGGAGCTGGCCGCCGCGCAAGCCGACTGCCGGCTCGCCAGCGGCGAGCGCATCGAAGTATTCGCCAACCTCGCGGGCACACTCGCGGACGTGCAGCTGGCGGTGGCGCAGGGCGCGGAGGGCTGCGGCCTGCTGCGCACGGAGTTCCTGTTCCTCGAGCGCGAAACCGCGCCCGACGAGCGCGAGCAGCGCACCCGCTACAGTGAGATAGCCGCGGCGCTGGCCGGCCGGCCGTTGGTCATCCGCACGCTCGACATCGGCGGCGACAAGCCCATTCCCTATCTACCGCTGCCACCCGAGGACAACCCCGCGCTCGGACTACGCGGCATACGCACCAGCCTGTGGCGCCCGGACCTGCTCGAAGTGCAGCTCCGCGCCTTGTTAGGCGCGGAGCCCGCGGCGCAGTTGCGCATCCTGCTGCCCATGATCACGGACGTGGCCGAGATCCGCGCCGTGCGCGGCAAACTCGATCTGTTGTGCGCGGAGCTCGGGCGCACCCGCCCACCGCTCGGAGCCATGATAGAAACTCCGGCAGCGGCCGTGCTCGCCGACCAGATTTCCGCCGAGGTCGACTTCCTGTCGATCGGCACGAACGACCTGGCGCAGTACACGCTGGCAATGGATCGCGGCCACGCCGAACTGGCGGCGCGCATCGATGGTCTGCATCCGGCGGTGCTGCGATTGATCGAAGCAACCACGCGCGGCGCCGCGCGGCATTGCCGCCCGGTCGCGGTCTGCGGAGGGCTGGCCTCCGACGCGCAGGCGGTTCCGGTGTTGATCGGGCTCGGCGTTACCGAGTTGTCCGTCGTGCCGAAACTCATTCCGCAGTCGAAGGCGTTGATTCGCGGGCTGACTCTCGAACGGTGCCGCGAGCTCGCTGCCCGCGCGCTCAAACTCAGCTCCGCCGCCGACGTGCGCGCACTCATTTCAACTGGAGCGATTCCGTGA